DNA sequence from the Candidatus Kaistella beijingensis genome:
TTATTTTCCGCCCGGAATATTACAAGATTACAACTTGGGACAACGATGAAGACGGCGCAGAAACTTCCACCGAAAATCAGGCAGAACTCATCATCGCAAAACACAGAAATGGTGCAACTGCAGATGTGAGGATGTCTTTCTACAAAAATATTGCAAAATTTGCCGACCTCGATTTGTTTGGAAGCGGTTACGGTTATCAAGCTTCAAATTTCGGTCAACAGGAAGAACCAAGCGGTTTCGACCGTATTAAAACCACGATTGATCCGGGTGCAGCGTTCGATTTACCTTCCAACCAAAATCTTTCCGGCTCATCGATGAATGATTTGGATGATGATGACGATTTTTTATATTAAATCATGAGAAATGAGCAATTAGTAATGAGCAATAGTTTTGCTGAACGATGATTGCAGAATGCCGAAAGCAAAATGATGAGAATCGAAATCTTCACCGACGGAGCTTGCAGCGGAAACCCCGGAAAAGGCGGTTACGGAATCGTGATGAAAGTTCCCGAAAAAAATTACGAAAAACAATTTTCACAAGGTTATCGTTTGACGACCAATAATCGTATGGAACTTCTCGCCGTCATCGTGGCTTTGGAGAAATTGAAATCCACCGAAAACGACATCCATATTTTTACCGACAGCAAATATGTTTCCGATGCAATTAATCAAAATTGGATTTATGGTTGGATCCGCAAAGGTTTCAAAAATGTAAAAAACCCCGATTTGTGGCGACGTATCATTCCTCTACTGAAAACCCACAAAACCACTTTCCATTGGGTAAAAGGTCACGCCGGACATCCCGAAAACGAAATCTGCGACCAACTCGCCGTGAAAGCTTCACAGTCTGAAAATTTGTTGGTTGACGAGTTTTTTGAGCAGCAGAAAGATGCAGGGCTTTTTTAGTGAATTTCTTATAGTGAATTCGCTTCGCTGTCAATGGTGAATTTGCTTCGCAGTGAATAGTGAATTTTTAGTGGTTCAAAGACATTTAATGAATTTGAAATTCACTCCGAAGGAAATTCACTCCGAAGGAAATTCACTCCGAAGGAAATTCACTCCGAAGGAAATTCACTCCGAAGGAAATTCACTCCGAAGAAAATTCACTTTTTCATTATCTTTGTTCAATGAATTACCTGGAATCATTACAGCAAAGATATTCAGTGAAAAAATTTGATCCTGCAAAAAAACTTTCTCCTGAAATTTTACAGAATATTTTGGATGCCGGAAAACTTTCCGCGAGTTCGCTCGGACTTCAACCTTACCGAATTTTGGTGGTGGAAAGTGATGAGATGAAACAAAAACTCGTTCCCGCATTCTTTAACCCCTCGCAAATTTCAACGTGTTCGCATTTGATTGTGATTGTCACGAGAAAGAAAATTGATGAAAATTACATCGGTAATTATTTCAACCACATTTCACAAACACGGGAGATCCCGGTTGAAAATCTGCAGCCATTCAAGAAAAGTATCGATTCTTTCATGAATCTCAACTCCAACGAGGAAATGCTGCATTGGAATGAAAAGCAAGGCTATCTTCTACTTGGAAACTTGATGTTTGCCGCCGCTTTGGAAAAAGTGGATACGTGTCCTATGGAAGGTTTTAAAATGGATGAAATTTCAAAGATTCTTGAAATAGATTCAGAAATTGAAAAGGTGACGGTGACTTTAGCACTTGGTTATCGGGCGGAAGACGATGCTTTTCAGAAAATGAAAAAAGTGAGGAAGCCGAATGAAAAACTATTTAAATTTCTGTAAATTTGAATCAATAAAATTCTAAAAATGAATGCGATAAGACAAATTGTGCAGGTAAAAAACCGCAAATTAGATATTCAATTGCCTGCGCCCAAATTTTAAATTTACCGATGATAAAAGCGGACGTCCTTGTAATTGGTTCCGGAATTTCCGGACTTTCTTACGCCATAAAAATTTCTGAAAAAATGCCCGATGCCAAAATCATCATCGTCACCAAAGCCGATGAAGATGAAAGCAACACCAAATATGCACAAGGTGGACTCGCTGTAGTGACCGATTTCGATAAGGATAATTTCCAAAAACACATCGACGACACGATGAGAGCCGGCGATGGCGAAAATAATTTGGAAGTCGTGAAAATGGTCATCGAGGAAGGTCCTGCAAGATTTCGCGAATTGGTGGAATGGGGAACTCGGTTTGATCTTGAAAAAGACGGCGATTTCAAATTGGGAAGAGAAGGCGGTCACACCGAAAACAGAATCGTTCACCATAAAGATATTACAGGAGCCGAAATTGAAAGAGCGCTTTTGGAAACCGTCAAAAAATCCCCGAATATTGAAATGTTGGATCATCATTACGTCATCGATTTAATTACACAGCACCACGTTCCGGGAAAGATTTTCGACAAAGAAAAAATCGACTGTTACGGAGCGTATATTCTTGACGAAAAGAATAAGAAAATCAAGAAAATCACCGCCAAAATTACTTTGGTTGCCACAGGAGGAGCCGGTCACGTTTACAAAAACACGACCAATCCAATCATCGCAACAGGAGACGGAATTGCTTTCGTTCACAGAGCACGCGGAAAAGTTTCCAACATGCAGTATTATCAATTTCACCCGACTGCACTTTATTCTAAAAGAGATGGAATGTTGTTTTTGATTTCCGAAGCGGTTCGTGGAGATGGAGCAAAACTTCGTTTGAAAAATGGTGAAAAATTCATGCAGAAATACGATGAACGGGAAGAATTGGCTTCAAGAGACATCGTAGCAAGAGCGATTGACAACGAACTGAAAATTTCCGGCGACGAATATGTCGGTTTGGATTGCCGTGAAATGGACCACGAAAAATTCAAGGAACACTTTCCTAATATTTACCAAAAATGTATGGATGAAGGAATTGATCCTTTCAAGCAGATGATTCCGGTTGTTCCGGCGTGTCATTATTTAATGGGCGGAATTGAAACCGATATGAACGGACAAAGTTCCATTAAAAATCTTTTCGCAGTGGGTGAATGCACGAATTCAGGACTTCACGGCGCAAATCGATTGGCGTCAAATTCATTGTTGGAAGGTTTGGTTTTCGGACACAATGCGGCGATGAAAACAGTGGAATTACTGCGAATCAACGACTTTAATTTTGATGATTTAAAAGCCATTCCCGAATGGAATGAAGAAGGCATGAAAATGATGGATGAAATGGTGATGGTCTCTTATTTACGCCGTCAATTACAGGAAATGATGAGCGATTTGGTGGCGATTGTCCGAAGCAATGAACGTTTGGAACTCGCAAAGAAAAAACAGCGGGAGATTTTCGATGCGGTGACTGAATTGTACAACTACTCTATTCTTTCGCCACAACTTTCCGAATTGAGAAATTTGGTAAATGTTTCGTATCTGATTATTAAACAGTCGATTGCAATGAAGGAAAATAAAGGAAGTTTTTATAATAAGGATTTGGCGAAGAAACCTTTGACGATTTCTGAAAATTAAATTTAATGAAGATTTCACCCATCATACAAACTGAAGAATTACTTGATTTACCTAAAGGAAACTTGGTAATCGTAGATGCAGGAAGTGGAAAACCAGCTTACGAAAATTATCTCCAAAAACATTTGGAAGGTGCTCTTTACGTAGATTTAAACACAGATTTGGCCGAAATTCCAGTAAATGCCAAAAACGGAGGAAGACATCCTTTGCCAAGTTTAGAAAAATTTGCAGAGGTTTTGCAAAAGTTGGGGATTAATTATGATTCGCAAGTCGTGATTTACGATGATAAAAATGGTTCTAATGCAGCTGCAAGATTTTGGTGGATGCTGAAATCTGTGGGGATTAAAAAAGTGCAAGTTTTAGATGGTGGACTACAAACAGCGGAAAGGATTGGATTTCCCACTCAAACCAAAATTCCCAAAACAAGACCAGTAGAAAAACTCAGTTTAAATGAATGGAAACTTCCTTTGGTTGATATTAATTTCATTGAAAAAAAATCTGAAAAACCTGGTTTTTTGGTGATTGATGTCCGTGAAAAAGACCGCTACGACGGCAAAATAGAACCAATTGACGAAATTGCGGGACACATTCCCGGAGCAAAAAATTTTCCCTTTAAAGAAAACCTCAACGAAGATGGAACTTTCAAATCTCCCGAAGATTTAAAGAAAATGTATAAAGAATTTTTTGAAAATTTCTCCAGTGAAAACATTGCGATTCATTGCGGTTCTGGTGTTACAGCTTGCCACACCTTGTTAGCTTTGGATTATGCAGGCTTTGAAATTCCGAACCTCTATATAGGTTCCTGGAGTGAATGGTCAAGAAATAATAAATTTATTGCAAAGAATACTTAAATTTTAAAACATGAAAAAACCACCATACGTTACCAAAGAGGCTTTAAAAACTTTTATTAAAAACGCCCTTGAAGAAGACATTCAGGACGGGGACCATTCTACACTTTCCACGATTCCGAAAGATTTGCAGCAGAAAGCCAAACTTTTAGTAAAAGAAGACTGCATTTTAGCGGGAGTTGAATTGGCAGAAATTATCTTCAAGCAGTTCGATAAAAATTTAAAAATTGAAGTCCTTATTAAAGACGGAGAATCTGCAAAAGTCGGCGACATTGCTTTCTATGTAGAAGGAAGCGCTCGCTCTATACTTTCAACGGAAAGATTGGTTTTAAACTGCATGCAAAGAATGAGCGGAATTGCCACATTAACCCACGATTGGGATTCGCGACTTTTAGGAACCAAAACCAAACTTTTAGATACGAGAAAAACCACTCCAAATTTTAGAATTTGCGAAAAATGGGCGGTTGCAATTGGAGGCGGAACCAACCATCGTTACGGACTGTACGACATGATCATGTTGAAAGACAACCACATCGATTACAACGGAAGCATCACTAATGCGGTGAAAATGGCGAAAGATTATGTGAAAAAGCTGAAGAAACCTTTAAAAATTGAAGTTGAAACCCGAAATTTAGAAGAAGTTGAAGAAGCCATCAAATCAGGTGCAGACCGAATTATGCTCGACAATATGGATATTCCGACCATGAAAAAGGCAGTACAACTCATTAAAGGAAAAGCAGAAAGCGAAGCTTCCGGTGGAATAACGAGAGAAATGCTGAAAGATGTGGCTTCGACTGGAGTAGATTTTATTTCTGCAGGTGCACTTACTCATTCGGCGGATAATATTGATTTGAGCCTAAAAGCAGTGAAATAAAAATTGCAGATGCAACAATTATTATAATTAGTTTTTAATTATTATGTAAAGAACAAAACTTTTTATCAGGAATCAAATAAATTATAACGCAATGTAAATCAGTTTTTTAACGATAAAATTAACATTTTTTTTAAATTTAACAATTTCTTAATGAATTCTTTGTTTTTTAATATTAAATTTGTCGCTTGGAATTTATATTAATTTAAGCTATAATAAAATGAATCTAAGAAAAACCATTCTCATTGGTGCTTTGTTCTTTGCAGGTTATGGAACTGTTTATGCTCAGGTAACGACCAGTAACATGACCGGTATTGTGACAAAAGCTGACGGAAAAGCAACTTCCGGAGCAACCGTAACTGCCACTCACATTCCATCGGGAACTGTTTACACGGCGAAAGCTAATGCTTCTGGAAACTTCAACTTAGCGAACATGCGTGTTGGAGGACCTTACCGTGTGGAAATTGCACAAACAGGTGAAAAACCAGTAGTGTATGAGGACATTTATTTAGAACTTGGTCAACCATTTGTTTTGAATCCTGTTCTTCAAGAAAAAACAACTGATATTCAGGAGGTTGTAATTACCGGAGCTACAGGAAGAAATGTTAATAAAACCGGAGCTGCAACCAACGTTGGCTTGAAGCAGATTCAGGATTTACCACAAACTAACCGAAGTATCACAGAATTTACAAGACTTACTCCGCAATCAAATGGTAACTCATTCGCAGGTAGAGATGCACGTTATAACAATTTGCAGATTGACGGAGCTAACTTTAATAATGGTTTCGGTTTAAGCAGCAACCCTCTTCCGGGAGGAACTGCGCAACCTATTTCATTGGATGCGATTCAGGAGATTTCTGTAAACATTGCGCCATTTGACGTAACCCAGTCTGGATTCACAGGTGCAGGGATTAATGCAGTTACTAAATCAGGGACCAACAGTTTCCACGGTTCACTTTATGGTTACTACAACGGAAAAGATTTGAATGGTTGGAAAATCAACGGAAATGATCTGGAAAGAGTTTCGGGGGCTAAAATAACCAATGGTTTAACCGTAGGTGGCCCAATCATTAAAAATAAATTATTCTTCTTTGTAAGTGGCGAACGTGAGATTTCCACCGGGGCAAATGCTTCCGGAGCAAATCTTTGGAAAGCGTCACAAAATGGAGTTTCAGACGCTGCAAATAACATTTCGAGAGTAAAGGAATCCGATTTGATCGCCGTTCAAAATCACCTCAGAAATGTTTGGGGTTACGATCCGGGAAGATACCAAGGTTACGCAAATGAAGCATTGCAAACCGGTGACAAAATTTTGGCAAGAATCGACTGGAACATTAGTGATAAACATAAATTTGCATTAAGATATAATATGTTGAATGCAAATTCTGATGCAGTAGCTAACGGAAACTCAGGTCCTTCTCCACGATCATCATGGAACCGAGTAAGTGATAGAGCAATGACTTTTGAAAACGGAAACTACGGATTCAACAATAAAGTTCAGTCGATTACTGCGGAATTAAACTCATCGTTTACTTCTAATCTTTCAAACAAATTCTTATTCACTTATTCAAAAATTCAGGATACCAGAACAACTCCATCAGACAAATTATTCCCATTTGTGGATATTTGGGATGGTTCTGCTAATGGTGGTAATTATATCAGTTTTGGTACAGAATTATTCTCTTATTTAAATGATGTAATCAACGATAATTTCTCCTTCATCAACAACCTTACCTATAATGCGGGGAGACACACCATCACAGGTGGTGCAGCATTTGAGGTTCAGAAGTTTGGGAACTCTTATACGAGAATGGGAACTGGCTATTACAGATATGCTTCTGTTGCAGATTTCCTTAAAACAGGAACCGCAGCCGAAGTTGCCCCAATCATGTTTGGTTTAACTTACCCGTACGCAGGTCAAGATACTTACTCTAGAATTAAGTTTGGCTTAGGTTCAGCTTATTTACAAGACCGATTTGCAGTAACCGACAGATTGAATTTCACTTTGGGACTTCGCGCAGAACTTCCAATTTATATGAATGATCTAACTCCGAACCCATCTATCGATAATTTGACATTATTGGATGTAAACGGAAATCCAAAAAATTACAAATCTGGAGAATGGCCAAATTCAAAAGTGATGTTGTCACCAAGATTTGGATTTAACTATGACGTAATGGGCGACCGTTCATTAACTCTTAGAGGAGGAACAGGAATTTTTACAGGACGTGTACCGTTTGTTTGGTTAACGAATATGCCGACCAATTCAGGCGTACTTCAAAATACGATTGAACCAGGTAACTATGCAGCAGTTGCACCATGGATTGGGCAAATCAGATTCCATCCTGAAAATATTTATTATTACGTAGAAAACCCGGTGTATTATACCCAGAACGGTCAACAGGTAACTCCATTTATCAGTTCTCCTTCAGGAGGTGTACCGTCTTCATTTGCATTGGTTGATGACACTTTCAAAATGCCGTCAGTTTGGAGATCAAGCTTTGGGGTTGACTTCAGAATCCCACAAAGTCCAATTACTTTGACTACAGACATTTTATATACTAAAGATGTGAACGCTGTTTTCCAATACGGAGCAAACAGAAAGGAATCTACCCAGAAAATGACAGGTGTTGATAGAGTATATTATCCAAATGCTGCGTCTTACCAATACAACACTGCGATCGGAGCAAACAATGCAACAGTTCTTACCAACACCGATACGAAAGGACATGCATTTTCTGCAACTTTCGGAGCGTCTCTAAGACCTTGGAACGGACTTTCAGGATCAGTATTCTACACCTATTCGGATGCGAAAGAGGTTTCTGCAAATGCAGGATCTAGCGCAACTTCAGCATGGGGTGGTTCACCAACCGTTGATTCGCCAAACCAACAATTCTTAAGCATTTCTGATTATGCTATTCCACACAGAGTTGTGGCAAACTTGACCTATGAACTTAAAAAAACAGGAACTACTTTAGGTGTTTATTACAACGGTGCACATCAAGGAAGATATTCATATTACTATTCAAATGACGTGAATGGTGACGGAATTGCGAATGACTTGATGTACATTCCAAACGATGTAAACAACATGAAGTTTGTTGACATCACAACAGGAAGCGGAACAAATACTACTGTTGTTTTCACAGCTCAGCAGCAAAGAGATGCTTTCAATAAGTTTATTGCAGACAATGGTTTAGAAAAATACAGAGGACAAATTCTTCCACGTAATGAATTCTTGCTTCCTTGGTTGAACCGTTTCGATGTAAGATTAGCACAGAACTTATTCTCGGACATGGTTTCAAAAGGCGATAAAGTTCAAATTACACTTGATGTGGTAAACTTTGGTAACTTGCTCAATTCAAGTTGGGGAGTTCGTGACTATTCTGTAAGTTCTTACGGAGCTGCAATTCTTTCAAGAGCAGGAGCGCTTTCTCCAGATCCATCTTTCACGATGCTTCGTGATGGTGCAGAGTTAATTAAAGCACCTTACAGGCCAGGAAGTTCTACTGCTACAACCTGGAGCGCAATGCTTGGTTTCAAATACTCTTTCTAATAGAAGGAAATTTATAAACTCTCAAAATCCCGACCTTTCGTCGGGATTTTTTATCTTTGCAGTTAATCATAAAAAAAAATAAAAATGGATTTTAGTTTAATGCTCAATGCACACCGTGGTTTTGCTTATTTGATTTTGCTTTCTTCCGCAATATTTATTATTGCCTTACTCATGACGATGTTCGGATATTCAGGAAGAATTACCAAATTATTGAGAAAATCTACATTGTTCACGATGATATTTTTTCATACTCAGGCACTGATTGGTTTGATAATGTTGTTTTTCTTTTCTCCCGGATTTAAAGCGGCAAAAGAAGCAGGAACATTAATGAAAGATGCTGTTTCAAGAAATACTTACGTGGAACATCCAACCGCAATGGTTATCGCAGCAGTTTTGTTGACCATTTTAAATAAAAAATTCAAAACCAGTGACAAAATCCAAATGTCTTGGGTAATTCTGGCGGTAATCGCATTGGCTTTAATGTTGTGGGCGTTTCAGTGGCACAGGCTTTTTGGCGGTGCTGCATAATCAATTATCATTTATCAATCATCAATTATAATGAAAATCGCAGTTGTTGGCGCAACCGGAATGGTGGGCCAAATTATGTTGAAAGTTTTAGAGGAAAGAAACTTCCCCGTTTCAGAACTTATTCCTGTAGCCTCCGAAAAAT
Encoded proteins:
- a CDS encoding TonB-dependent receptor produces the protein MNLRKTILIGALFFAGYGTVYAQVTTSNMTGIVTKADGKATSGATVTATHIPSGTVYTAKANASGNFNLANMRVGGPYRVEIAQTGEKPVVYEDIYLELGQPFVLNPVLQEKTTDIQEVVITGATGRNVNKTGAATNVGLKQIQDLPQTNRSITEFTRLTPQSNGNSFAGRDARYNNLQIDGANFNNGFGLSSNPLPGGTAQPISLDAIQEISVNIAPFDVTQSGFTGAGINAVTKSGTNSFHGSLYGYYNGKDLNGWKINGNDLERVSGAKITNGLTVGGPIIKNKLFFFVSGEREISTGANASGANLWKASQNGVSDAANNISRVKESDLIAVQNHLRNVWGYDPGRYQGYANEALQTGDKILARIDWNISDKHKFALRYNMLNANSDAVANGNSGPSPRSSWNRVSDRAMTFENGNYGFNNKVQSITAELNSSFTSNLSNKFLFTYSKIQDTRTTPSDKLFPFVDIWDGSANGGNYISFGTELFSYLNDVINDNFSFINNLTYNAGRHTITGGAAFEVQKFGNSYTRMGTGYYRYASVADFLKTGTAAEVAPIMFGLTYPYAGQDTYSRIKFGLGSAYLQDRFAVTDRLNFTLGLRAELPIYMNDLTPNPSIDNLTLLDVNGNPKNYKSGEWPNSKVMLSPRFGFNYDVMGDRSLTLRGGTGIFTGRVPFVWLTNMPTNSGVLQNTIEPGNYAAVAPWIGQIRFHPENIYYYVENPVYYTQNGQQVTPFISSPSGGVPSSFALVDDTFKMPSVWRSSFGVDFRIPQSPITLTTDILYTKDVNAVFQYGANRKESTQKMTGVDRVYYPNAASYQYNTAIGANNATVLTNTDTKGHAFSATFGASLRPWNGLSGSVFYTYSDAKEVSANAGSSATSAWGGSPTVDSPNQQFLSISDYAIPHRVVANLTYELKKTGTTLGVYYNGAHQGRYSYYYSNDVNGDGIANDLMYIPNDVNNMKFVDITTGSGTNTTVVFTAQQQRDAFNKFIADNGLEKYRGQILPRNEFLLPWLNRFDVRLAQNLFSDMVSKGDKVQITLDVVNFGNLLNSSWGVRDYSVSSYGAAILSRAGALSPDPSFTMLRDGAELIKAPYRPGSSTATTWSAMLGFKYSF
- a CDS encoding sulfurtransferase, producing the protein MKISPIIQTEELLDLPKGNLVIVDAGSGKPAYENYLQKHLEGALYVDLNTDLAEIPVNAKNGGRHPLPSLEKFAEVLQKLGINYDSQVVIYDDKNGSNAAARFWWMLKSVGIKKVQVLDGGLQTAERIGFPTQTKIPKTRPVEKLSLNEWKLPLVDINFIEKKSEKPGFLVIDVREKDRYDGKIEPIDEIAGHIPGAKNFPFKENLNEDGTFKSPEDLKKMYKEFFENFSSENIAIHCGSGVTACHTLLALDYAGFEIPNLYIGSWSEWSRNNKFIAKNT
- the rnhA gene encoding ribonuclease HI is translated as MRIEIFTDGACSGNPGKGGYGIVMKVPEKNYEKQFSQGYRLTTNNRMELLAVIVALEKLKSTENDIHIFTDSKYVSDAINQNWIYGWIRKGFKNVKNPDLWRRIIPLLKTHKTTFHWVKGHAGHPENEICDQLAVKASQSENLLVDEFFEQQKDAGLF
- the nadB gene encoding L-aspartate oxidase, which gives rise to MIKADVLVIGSGISGLSYAIKISEKMPDAKIIIVTKADEDESNTKYAQGGLAVVTDFDKDNFQKHIDDTMRAGDGENNLEVVKMVIEEGPARFRELVEWGTRFDLEKDGDFKLGREGGHTENRIVHHKDITGAEIERALLETVKKSPNIEMLDHHYVIDLITQHHVPGKIFDKEKIDCYGAYILDEKNKKIKKITAKITLVATGGAGHVYKNTTNPIIATGDGIAFVHRARGKVSNMQYYQFHPTALYSKRDGMLFLISEAVRGDGAKLRLKNGEKFMQKYDEREELASRDIVARAIDNELKISGDEYVGLDCREMDHEKFKEHFPNIYQKCMDEGIDPFKQMIPVVPACHYLMGGIETDMNGQSSIKNLFAVGECTNSGLHGANRLASNSLLEGLVFGHNAAMKTVELLRINDFNFDDLKAIPEWNEEGMKMMDEMVMVSYLRRQLQEMMSDLVAIVRSNERLELAKKKQREIFDAVTELYNYSILSPQLSELRNLVNVSYLIIKQSIAMKENKGSFYNKDLAKKPLTISEN
- the nadC gene encoding carboxylating nicotinate-nucleotide diphosphorylase; the encoded protein is MKKPPYVTKEALKTFIKNALEEDIQDGDHSTLSTIPKDLQQKAKLLVKEDCILAGVELAEIIFKQFDKNLKIEVLIKDGESAKVGDIAFYVEGSARSILSTERLVLNCMQRMSGIATLTHDWDSRLLGTKTKLLDTRKTTPNFRICEKWAVAIGGGTNHRYGLYDMIMLKDNHIDYNGSITNAVKMAKDYVKKLKKPLKIEVETRNLEEVEEAIKSGADRIMLDNMDIPTMKKAVQLIKGKAESEASGGITREMLKDVASTGVDFISAGALTHSADNIDLSLKAVK
- a CDS encoding NAD(P)H-dependent oxidoreductase gives rise to the protein MNYLESLQQRYSVKKFDPAKKLSPEILQNILDAGKLSASSLGLQPYRILVVESDEMKQKLVPAFFNPSQISTCSHLIVIVTRKKIDENYIGNYFNHISQTREIPVENLQPFKKSIDSFMNLNSNEEMLHWNEKQGYLLLGNLMFAAALEKVDTCPMEGFKMDEISKILEIDSEIEKVTVTLALGYRAEDDAFQKMKKVRKPNEKLFKFL